From the genome of Planctomycetota bacterium:
CCGTTGTCCGTCGAACCACGCACGGCCATGCGGTCACCGGTGCCCAGCGGGATGGCCGAGTCGTCGATGGCCTGGGCGGCCGGTGCGATGTCGTTGGACGGGCCGCCGAAGTTCTCCAGCTCCCAGTCGGCGTTGGTGGCGAAGTCGATCAGGTAGTCGCCACTGCCGGTGAGCACCTCGACGCCGACCGACTCCGGACCGGCGGGCCGGGCGACGTTGCGTAGAATCACGGGCTCACCGACCGCGCCGGTTTCTGTCACGCCGTCGTACGTCACCCTCAGTTGCATCGACGGATCGAGTGGTCTCACGGCGACGCTGACCTTGCCGTCGTAGAACGAGTCGAACTCGTATGTGTCGGACTGCCCCGCGCTACCGGCCGTGACCGTGGTTTGTGCACCGCCCACCAGCGACTCCAGCGGACCGAGTAGAAACGAAGTCACCGGAAACGTCGCCAGTAAAAGCCGTCGGTCGAGTGCGTCGATCGTGAAGTCGGGGGCGGCTTGGGCCCGGCGGAGCGCGGCGTGGGCGGATTTCATGGGGTCTCCCGGAAACTTGGAGCGCGTACGGATGCAGTCGAAAGGGCAATCGCGGCGATTGCCGCGCATGGAAAGCCCTCGTGCCCCCCTATGCGTCACGGTGATCGGGGCGGGGTCAGCAAAAATTCAGATTATCGACCCACGCGTTGCGCGCGGCTCGGGGTCTTGAGAACACGGGGGAAATGCACGGGTTGTGCGGCGGCGTGGGATGGTCCGCGGTTGCCCGCAGCCGTCACTCGTGCCGGAGGGCCTGGATGGGGTCCAGGTTGGCGGCGCGGACGGCCGGATAGAGCCCGAAGATGATGCCGGTGACCACGCTGATGCCGACCGAAAGTGCGAGCATCCACGGCATGATCTGGGTGGGCATGCCGGCGTACCAGGTGATTGCCGCAGGGATGACCAGCCCGACGCCGATGCCGACGAGCCCCCCCACGGTCGTGAGCACGAGCGTTTCGATGAGAAACTGCTGGATGATCTGGGACCGGCGTGCCCCGATCGCGCGGCGAATGCCGATCTCGCGGGTGCGCTCGGTGACCGAGGCAAGCATGATGTTCATGATGCCGATGCCGCCGACGAGCAGCGAGATGCCGGCGATCGAGCCGAGCACGATGTTGAAGGTCCGCTTGGTCCGCTCGGCTTGGCGGAGCAGTTCGAGCGGGACGGTCATCTTGTAGTCGCCCTTGGGGTGGTGCAGGTCCATCACGCGCTGCACCGCGTCCGCGGTCTGGGGCACGTTCTCCATCTGGTCGACCTCGACGATCATCTGGTGCAACTGCACTTCCTCGCGGGAGAAGTTGCCGGCGGAGATTTCGACGAAGATGTCGCCGAAGCGTTCCTTGGCGACGGCGAGCGGAACGTAGGCGTCGACGTCCTGGTCGGGGGTGGGCAAGCCGGTCCCGCCGGTGGCCGTGCCGTCGCCGGCGGACTGGACGATGCCGATGACTTCGTAACTGCCGCCGCCGATGGAGACACGGTTGCCGACGGTCGACTCGCCGGCCAGCAGTTTGCGCGCGCCCGACTCGGTGAGCACGACCACGTCATTGAAGTTCAGTTCATCCTGTCGGCTCATCACCCGCCCCGCCTGGACAGGCCGGGGAACAAGCTCGAACCAGTCGGCCGTGGTACCGACAAGGCGGAGTTCTTCGACGTTCCGTCCGAGCCGCCCTTCTTCGCGGATGGTCTTGGCCGGGACGACGCGGGCGACCGACGGGATGGTACTGCGGATACGGTCGACGTCGTCGTAGAGGATGCCGAACTTGTTGAGCCGCGTACGTTGGCCACCGGAGTTGCTGGCTTCCTCGACGGGTTCCTGGCTCTCGATGAGGATGTTGTTGGAGCCAAGTTTTCTGATCTGTTCGCGCGCTTCTCGACTCGCACCCTCGCCGACGCTGAGCATCGCGATCACGCTGCCGACGCCGAACACCACGCCCAACATCGTGAGCGCCGACCGCAGCTTGTGCAGCAGGAGCGTCTTGATGCCCAGACGGATGTTGCGGAGGAGTTTGCTCATGCGGCGACCACCGATCGGCACTCGTCCCGCTCGATCAGACCGTCACGCATGTGAATGTTCCTCGCCGCGAAGGCGGCGATCTCCGGCTCGTGGGTCACCATCACGATCGTTTTGCCCGCGTCGGACAAACTCACGAGCAGCTCCATGATCTTGTTGCTCGTCGCGGTATCGAGGTTGCCGGTCGGTTCGTCGGCGAGGATCAGGGGCGGGTCGTTGGCGAGAGAGCGGGCGATGGCGACGCGTTGTTGTTGGCCGCCAGAAAGCTGCGAAGGCCGGTGGTTGAGGCGGTCGGCGAGCCCGACGGTCTCGGCCAACTTCGCGGCCGTCTCCGCCGCGCGGGCCGGGTCACTATCGAGGTAGAACAACGGCAGTTCGATGTTTTCGCGAACGGTCAGCTGCGCGATGAGGTTGAACGACTGAAACACAAAGCCGAGTGCACGCAGGCGGAAGTCCGAGAGTTCGTCATCGTTCATCCGTGAGACATCCTGGCCCTGGAGCAGGTATTCGCCGGAGGTCACGCGGTCGAGTGTGCCGACGACGTTGAGCATCGTCGACTTTCCCGAACCGGACGGTCCCATAAGTGCGACGAACTCACCGGGCTGGATGGTCAGATCGACGCCGGCGAGCGCGTGGACTTTTTCGTTGCCCATGATGTAGGTCTTGCGGACTTGCCGCAGGTCGACGACGGCGTCGCGCGTGACGGATTCGCTCATCGGCCACCGCCGCCAAAACTCGGCATCTCGACGTTGTACTTCTTCGCCATCTCTTGGCCATAACGCATCATGCCCTGGAAGTCGCGATCGTCGCGGAGCCGTTTGAACTCGGCCTTTTCCTCGTCGGTCATCTTGGCCTCGAGCTCCTGCTGGGCCTTGCGGTACTTGGCCATGGTGTCGGCGTCGGGCATGCCGCCGCGTTGTCCGCCACGCTGCTGGGCGTTGGCGTTTTCGTCGGACTCGGCGGGTTTGGCCGTCGGGTTCGACTTGGCTTGCTCGGCGGCTTCACGCTGCTCCGCGGGGATCGCGTCGGCGTCGATGGCGCCCGTCGTGCCGGTGTCATCGAGCGGCGGTGCGAGCATGACTTTTTCGCCTTCGTTGAGCCCGTCGGTGATGACGATCATCGTGTTGTTGTCGAGGCCGACTTCGACCGAGCGTTGTTCGATCTCGCCGTCCTTGGTCATCACGAACGCCGTCGGCTGGCCGGCGACGCGGACGACCGATTGCACCGGGACGTAGGTCGCTTCGTCGAAGTTCTCGACGATGATCTCGGCCCGACAGCTCATGCCGGTGCGCAGTTCATCGCCGTTCCCGGTGATGGTGATCTCCGTGTTGTAAACCTTCAGGTCCGGGTTGAGCCAGGATGAGGTCGCGTCGGGAAGCGGTGCAATCTTGGACACCCGGCCCCAATATTCGCTGCCGGGCAGTGCGTCGATTGTGATGCGAACCGGCAGGCCGATACGGACTTGGTCGAGACTGCTCTCGTGGACCTTGATCTCGGCGACGCGGTCGGTCGCGGTGGGCAGGTAGATCAGTTCCTGGCGCTCTCGGATTTGTTGCCCCTCGGCGAGGGGTTCCTGGTTGCCGCGCCAGCCTCCGCCACGGCCGGTGGTGGCGTACACGACCAATCCGCCGCGCGGGGCGTAGATCTTGCCCTTGCTGATCTGGTCCTTGATCTTGACGAGCCTGGACTTCTGGCGTTCGAGTTCGGCGGACTTGGCCCGCACGTCTGCTTCGGCCTGAACGACATCGGCACGGGCTTTGCGCTCGGTCCGTTCCAGTGCCAGCTCGGCTTGTTCCACGTCGGCGTCGAGTTGGGCGACTTGCCGTTTGTAGGTGTAGTCGTTGAGCAGCTTCAGGTCTTCACGCGAGAGCATCAGGTTGACCTCGGCGCGGTTCAGACTGAGTTGGTCGGCCTTGAGCTCGGTTTCGCTGATGAACGATTCATCGAAGAGACGTTGGCTGCCGTCAACTTTTTCCTTGGCGCGCTCGAACTCTTCCTCGGCAAGCACGATCGCGTTCTCGGCTTCCATCAACAGCTTGGGATACTCGCCATCGACGTATTTTTTGCGATCTTCGACAGCGAAGTCGAAGTCGAGCCTGGCCTTGGAGACGTCGGCCTTGGCCTGGTTCTCGGCGACGGCGAGGTTTTCGGTCGCGCGGACGTAAGCCGCGTCGGCATTCTGGACCGCGATCTCTTGATCGACAAGCCGGTCACTCAATTGGCTGACATCGAGCTCGGCCAGCAGATCGCCTTCCTCGACTTGGGAGCCTTCCTCGGCGAGGGTGAGGATGGTGGTTTGCCCCTCGATTTCGTTCTTGATGATGATCTGTTCGGCGGCCTTGATGGTGCCGGACTCGCTGACGGTGACGACCATCGGGCCGCGTTTGGTGACGAAGGTGAGTTGGTCGGCCGTGTTGTCGGACTCGCCGCCGAGGGTCATGTAGGCCGCCCCGCCGATGACGGCCGCGAGGATGACACTGGCCGCGACAATCGGGCCGGACTTGGTGCGACGGGTTGCGTTGGTGGCGGTCATGGTTCTTGGGAAGAGGAAGGGGAGAAAAGAATAGCTTAGGAGTCCGGGCTTCCGATCAGGTCCAAAACCGTTGAATTCATGCCGGTTTCATTCACTTCCAGTACGCCCAGATCGCGTTGAAGTTCTAACTCGGACAGGTAGAAGCTCACCAAAGCCGCCGTGAAGCCGTCTTGGGCGTCGACCAAGGCGTCTTCGGCCTCGGTGACATCAC
Proteins encoded in this window:
- a CDS encoding ABC transporter ATP-binding protein, with the translated sequence MSESVTRDAVVDLRQVRKTYIMGNEKVHALAGVDLTIQPGEFVALMGPSGSGKSTMLNVVGTLDRVTSGEYLLQGQDVSRMNDDELSDFRLRALGFVFQSFNLIAQLTVRENIELPLFYLDSDPARAAETAAKLAETVGLADRLNHRPSQLSGGQQQRVAIARSLANDPPLILADEPTGNLDTATSNKIMELLVSLSDAGKTIVMVTHEPEIAAFAARNIHMRDGLIERDECRSVVAA
- a CDS encoding ABC transporter permease — protein: MSKLLRNIRLGIKTLLLHKLRSALTMLGVVFGVGSVIAMLSVGEGASREAREQIRKLGSNNILIESQEPVEEASNSGGQRTRLNKFGILYDDVDRIRSTIPSVARVVPAKTIREEGRLGRNVEELRLVGTTADWFELVPRPVQAGRVMSRQDELNFNDVVVLTESGARKLLAGESTVGNRVSIGGGSYEVIGIVQSAGDGTATGGTGLPTPDQDVDAYVPLAVAKERFGDIFVEISAGNFSREEVQLHQMIVEVDQMENVPQTADAVQRVMDLHHPKGDYKMTVPLELLRQAERTKRTFNIVLGSIAGISLLVGGIGIMNIMLASVTERTREIGIRRAIGARRSQIIQQFLIETLVLTTVGGLVGIGVGLVIPAAITWYAGMPTQIMPWMLALSVGISVVTGIIFGLYPAVRAANLDPIQALRHE
- a CDS encoding HlyD family efflux transporter periplasmic adaptor subunit; amino-acid sequence: MTATNATRRTKSGPIVAASVILAAVIGGAAYMTLGGESDNTADQLTFVTKRGPMVVTVSESGTIKAAEQIIIKNEIEGQTTILTLAEEGSQVEEGDLLAELDVSQLSDRLVDQEIAVQNADAAYVRATENLAVAENQAKADVSKARLDFDFAVEDRKKYVDGEYPKLLMEAENAIVLAEEEFERAKEKVDGSQRLFDESFISETELKADQLSLNRAEVNLMLSREDLKLLNDYTYKRQVAQLDADVEQAELALERTERKARADVVQAEADVRAKSAELERQKSRLVKIKDQISKGKIYAPRGGLVVYATTGRGGGWRGNQEPLAEGQQIRERQELIYLPTATDRVAEIKVHESSLDQVRIGLPVRITIDALPGSEYWGRVSKIAPLPDATSSWLNPDLKVYNTEITITGNGDELRTGMSCRAEIIVENFDEATYVPVQSVVRVAGQPTAFVMTKDGEIEQRSVEVGLDNNTMIVITDGLNEGEKVMLAPPLDDTGTTGAIDADAIPAEQREAAEQAKSNPTAKPAESDENANAQQRGGQRGGMPDADTMAKYRKAQQELEAKMTDEEKAEFKRLRDDRDFQGMMRYGQEMAKKYNVEMPSFGGGGR